From the genome of Candidatus Electrothrix communis, one region includes:
- a CDS encoding MBOAT family O-acyltransferase, producing MLASIVMNYFFGLLLDRVGIQGSRAGKFLLAAALVANLGMLVFFKYANFAVDNLNLLLSWLNMPLMHLHKVHLPIGISFFTFQAMSYLIDLYRQEYKAQKNPLYLGLYISLFPQLIAGPIVRYSDIAEHIKKRTVSLHDFACGAERFVFGLGKKILIANPMGLMADHIFAMQAELLSTGTAWLGITCYTLQIYFDFSGYSDMAIGLGRMFGFHFLENFNYPYISRSIREFWRRWHISLSTWFRDYLYIPLGGNRHGNNRTSLNLLIVFLLCGLWHGASWNFILWGLMYGFFLVAERGIWGRIVTGMHPIGQHCYTLLVVINGWVFFRLEQLGEAGSYFSVMYGFSGAERMHPRISMDCNALFICSLVVGILLSLPLYPWLRTYWRARVKENHLVAISVQAAKMVLTSMILLFAAGSISVGAYNPFIYFRF from the coding sequence ATGCTTGCCTCCATTGTGATGAATTATTTCTTTGGTCTTCTTTTAGATCGGGTTGGAATACAGGGCAGCAGGGCAGGTAAGTTCCTTTTGGCAGCGGCTCTTGTTGCCAACCTCGGTATGCTTGTTTTTTTTAAGTATGCAAACTTTGCTGTGGACAATCTCAATCTCCTGCTCAGTTGGCTCAATATGCCCCTTATGCATTTACATAAGGTGCATCTGCCTATCGGTATATCTTTTTTTACCTTTCAGGCCATGTCGTATCTTATTGATTTGTATCGTCAGGAATATAAGGCGCAAAAGAATCCTCTCTATCTTGGGTTGTATATCTCCCTTTTTCCACAACTCATTGCAGGTCCCATTGTTCGCTACAGTGATATTGCAGAGCATATAAAAAAGCGTACAGTCAGTCTGCATGATTTTGCCTGCGGAGCAGAGCGTTTTGTTTTCGGTTTAGGAAAAAAGATACTGATAGCTAACCCTATGGGGCTGATGGCGGACCATATTTTCGCTATGCAGGCGGAGCTGCTCTCAACCGGTACGGCATGGCTCGGTATTACCTGTTACACTTTGCAAATTTATTTTGATTTTTCCGGATATTCGGATATGGCCATCGGACTCGGGCGGATGTTCGGCTTTCACTTTCTGGAGAATTTTAATTATCCGTATATCAGTCGGTCTATTCGTGAATTTTGGCGGCGCTGGCATATTTCTTTATCGACTTGGTTCAGAGATTATCTCTATATTCCCTTGGGGGGAAACCGGCACGGCAATAACCGGACGAGTTTAAATCTTTTGATAGTCTTTCTTCTGTGCGGCCTTTGGCATGGTGCGAGTTGGAACTTCATCCTTTGGGGCCTGATGTACGGTTTTTTCCTGGTTGCAGAACGGGGGATATGGGGCCGGATAGTGACCGGTATGCATCCGATCGGGCAGCATTGTTATACCCTGCTGGTGGTGATCAATGGTTGGGTGTTTTTTCGTCTTGAGCAGTTAGGAGAGGCAGGTTCTTATTTCTCCGTTATGTATGGTTTTTCGGGAGCGGAAAGAATGCATCCTCGCATCAGCATGGACTGTAACGCGTTATTCATCTGCTCTCTTGTGGTCGGTATTCTGCTGAGTCTTCCTCTTTATCCTTGGCTGCGGACATACTGGAGGGCTCGGGTAAAAGAAAATCATCTTGTCGCCATATCCGTACAGGCTGCAAAAATGGTTCTCACTTCGATGATTTTATTGTTTGCAGCGGGCTCAATCTCTGTCGGAGCTTATAATCCTTTTATCTATTTTAGATTTTAA
- a CDS encoding NAD(P)-dependent oxidoreductase translates to MKVLVTGGTGFTGKALVKRLIDEGHEVVSLDYQEGLKTDEIRSWGAKVVIGTVTDSAVVKECMEGVDVVQHLAAAFRELDVPNSYYDEVNMGGTKIVLASALEHKVKKFVYCSTCGVHGNVDHPPAAEDAPIQPGDYYQQTKYDAEPVVNEYCKHGMDTTIIRPAAIYGPGDPERFQMIFRRVSKGSFPMFGSGKTLYHPLYIDNLVDALMLAMEPGKGVGEAYLIADEEYVTIETLVRKTGTALGVDVDVPHYPIMPLVIAGHICEKVCKPFKITPPIFPRRVDWFRQNRAFDISQAKRDLGYDPKVDLDEGLKRTGDWYRAEGYI, encoded by the coding sequence ATGAAAGTACTTGTAACAGGCGGGACCGGCTTTACCGGTAAGGCTCTGGTTAAACGGTTGATTGATGAAGGCCACGAGGTCGTGAGCCTGGATTACCAGGAAGGGTTAAAAACCGACGAGATTCGTTCCTGGGGTGCCAAGGTGGTCATCGGCACGGTGACTGATTCTGCGGTTGTTAAGGAATGTATGGAAGGCGTTGATGTTGTCCAGCATCTTGCCGCAGCTTTCCGGGAGCTGGATGTTCCTAACAGCTATTATGATGAGGTGAATATGGGCGGCACCAAGATCGTGCTTGCGTCCGCCCTGGAACATAAGGTCAAGAAGTTTGTTTACTGCTCCACCTGCGGTGTGCATGGGAATGTGGATCATCCGCCAGCAGCTGAGGACGCGCCCATCCAACCCGGTGATTACTACCAGCAGACCAAGTATGATGCTGAGCCTGTTGTCAACGAGTACTGTAAACATGGAATGGATACCACTATTATTCGCCCAGCTGCTATCTATGGTCCTGGTGACCCGGAGCGTTTTCAGATGATTTTTAGGCGGGTCAGCAAGGGCAGCTTCCCCATGTTTGGCTCTGGAAAGACCCTCTATCACCCCTTGTATATTGACAATCTTGTGGATGCCCTGATGTTGGCTATGGAGCCGGGGAAAGGGGTGGGAGAGGCCTATCTTATTGCTGATGAGGAATATGTCACCATTGAAACCCTGGTTCGTAAGACCGGCACAGCCTTAGGGGTGGATGTTGATGTGCCCCATTACCCCATTATGCCCCTGGTCATTGCCGGTCATATCTGTGAAAAGGTCTGCAAGCCCTTTAAGATCACGCCGCCTATCTTCCCGCGCCGGGTGGATTGGTTCCGCCAGAATCGGGCCTTTGATATCAGCCAGGCAAAACGGGATCTTGGGTATGACCCCAAGGTTGATCTGGATGAAGGCTTGAAACGGACCGGTGATTGGTATCGGGCGGAGGGGTATATTTAG
- a CDS encoding hemerythrin family protein, translating into MSIVRPIFDAYRDWYKPEWLYQSMPFLYISSGVLAIARLRNEMGLFSGGILIMTSAVVLSQRYSYRRQRAQEEAENEEENREFKVLGTLVWRSSFNCGNKLIDGQHQSLFRAANKITEAIIDDAQEIDYDTILLKLLGEIQRHFRDEEKFLDAMVPEIAPLHKDTHRKLLSQIMSFVNGIREEEATSRELVRFLIVDVIANHIMKEDLKWQEKLNS; encoded by the coding sequence ATGAGTATTGTTCGCCCGATTTTTGATGCCTATCGTGACTGGTATAAACCTGAATGGCTGTACCAGTCAATGCCATTTTTATACATAAGTTCCGGTGTGCTCGCTATTGCCCGGTTACGTAACGAAATGGGTCTATTCAGCGGTGGTATACTGATTATGACGAGTGCAGTTGTTCTGAGTCAACGATATAGCTACAGGCGACAGAGAGCGCAAGAAGAGGCGGAAAATGAGGAGGAAAATAGAGAATTCAAAGTATTGGGAACGCTTGTCTGGCGTTCATCCTTCAACTGTGGCAACAAGCTTATTGACGGCCAGCATCAATCCCTTTTTCGTGCAGCAAACAAGATTACTGAAGCGATTATAGATGATGCGCAGGAAATAGATTACGATACAATCTTGCTCAAACTTTTGGGGGAGATCCAGAGGCATTTCAGGGATGAAGAGAAGTTTCTGGATGCAATGGTCCCGGAAATAGCCCCCCTACACAAGGATACTCATCGGAAACTGCTCAGTCAGATTATGTCGTTCGTCAACGGTATACGTGAGGAGGAGGCAACCTCGCGTGAGCTGGTCAGGTTTCTTATAGTTGACGTGATCGCCAATCATATTATGAAGGAAGATCTCAAGTGGCAGGAGAAGCTGAACAGTTGA
- a CDS encoding NB-ARC domain-containing protein — protein sequence MRAGHDAPAEHFERKIFLSAKVRELQPAGEQPLDDFSLRDYLSLLAELARELDAEEAARAEPDERAKAVHRALNGKRILLIIDNLETFSEAERIRLYQFLSRLPGGCKAVVTSRRRDDIDARVVRLDRLERQDALDLLTALAEDNRHLRKATEEEQDMLYGVTNGNPLLLRWTAGQLGRQGSQCRTVADACAFLENAPKGNDPLEYVFGDLLDTFTPNETAVLAALAHFSHPAPVEQLAAVAGIAEQVSRTALEDLNDRALLVGDEEGEKFLLPKLAAGFIRRKRAEQMAESSCRLCDHAFVLALENGYDQHDRFPKLETQWPLLAAALPCFVQGRMTASNVSAWRWIRSCIFPVDGMTG from the coding sequence ATTCGAGCCGGACACGACGCGCCTGCCGAGCATTTTGAGCGCAAGATCTTCCTTTCTGCCAAGGTGCGGGAGCTGCAACCGGCGGGTGAACAGCCTCTGGATGACTTCTCACTCCGTGACTATCTGAGCCTGCTGGCCGAGCTGGCCCGTGAACTGGATGCAGAAGAGGCGGCCAGGGCCGAACCAGATGAGCGGGCCAAGGCCGTGCATCGTGCCCTGAACGGAAAGCGCATTCTGCTGATTATTGACAACCTGGAAACCTTTTCCGAGGCTGAGCGCATCCGGCTCTATCAGTTCCTATCCCGCTTGCCTGGGGGCTGCAAGGCCGTGGTCACCAGTCGCCGTCGTGACGATATTGATGCCAGGGTCGTTCGTCTTGATCGCCTGGAACGACAGGATGCCCTGGACCTGCTGACTGCCCTGGCCGAAGACAACCGCCACCTGCGCAAGGCCACAGAGGAGGAACAGGATATGCTGTATGGGGTCACCAACGGCAATCCTCTGCTCCTGCGCTGGACAGCAGGCCAGCTGGGTCGCCAGGGCAGCCAATGCCGCACTGTTGCTGATGCCTGTGCCTTTCTGGAGAATGCGCCCAAGGGTAATGATCCGCTGGAATACGTGTTCGGTGATCTCCTGGATACCTTTACTCCCAATGAGACTGCCGTGCTGGCCGCTCTGGCCCATTTCAGTCATCCTGCCCCGGTGGAACAGCTTGCTGCGGTGGCAGGCATTGCGGAACAGGTATCCCGTACCGCCTTGGAGGATTTGAATGATCGCGCCCTGTTGGTGGGGGACGAGGAAGGGGAGAAATTCCTCCTGCCCAAGCTGGCTGCTGGCTTTATCCGCCGCAAGCGGGCTGAACAGATGGCTGAGAGCAGCTGCCGCCTCTGTGACCATGCCTTTGTTTTGGCTCTGGAGAACGGATACGACCAGCATGACCGCTTCCCCAAGCTGGAGACCCAGTGGCCCCTGCTGGCTGCGGCCCTGCCCTGCTTTGTTCAGGGGAGAATGACCGCCTCCAACGTGTCTGCTTGGCGCTGGATACGTTCCTGCATTTTTCCGGTCGATGGGATGACTGGCTGA